One part of the [Pantoea] beijingensis genome encodes these proteins:
- a CDS encoding luciferase-like monooxygenase, which produces MSEKKAVPLSVLDLAPIPQGATARDAFHTSLALAQQSEKLGFHRYWLAEHHNMTGIASAATSVLIGYLAAGTSTLRLGSGGVMLPNHAPLVIAEQFGTLASLYPDRIDLGLGRAPGSDQRTMMALRRHQTNMQADSFPEDVAELIRWFDAADNEQPPVQPVPGLGLNIPVWLLGSSLYSAQLAAKMGLPFAFASHFAPDMLFQALHLYRESFVPSARLDKPYAMVCVNVVAADSDRDARFLFTSMQQQFINLRRGQPGPLPAPVENMDNLWSPSEQYGVQQALSMSVVGNIDQVRHGLASLIRETQADEIMVNGQIFDTQARLRSFELAMQAAKSL; this is translated from the coding sequence ATGTCTGAGAAAAAAGCTGTTCCTTTATCGGTGCTTGATCTGGCACCTATCCCCCAAGGTGCTACGGCAAGAGACGCTTTCCATACCTCTCTCGCACTAGCGCAGCAATCGGAAAAGTTGGGCTTTCATCGTTACTGGCTGGCTGAGCATCATAATATGACCGGTATCGCCAGCGCGGCCACCTCAGTGTTGATCGGCTATCTTGCGGCAGGTACCAGCACGCTGCGCCTTGGTTCCGGCGGCGTGATGCTGCCAAACCATGCACCGCTGGTTATCGCCGAACAGTTTGGCACTCTGGCTTCGCTCTATCCCGATCGTATTGATTTGGGGCTGGGCCGTGCGCCGGGTTCTGACCAGCGCACAATGATGGCATTGCGTCGTCATCAGACCAACATGCAAGCCGATAGTTTCCCGGAAGATGTCGCTGAACTGATCCGCTGGTTCGATGCAGCTGACAACGAACAGCCCCCCGTACAGCCAGTTCCAGGATTAGGATTGAATATTCCCGTCTGGCTGCTGGGCTCCAGCCTTTATAGCGCCCAGTTGGCGGCGAAAATGGGGTTACCTTTCGCCTTCGCATCGCATTTTGCACCGGATATGCTGTTCCAGGCGTTACATCTGTACCGCGAAAGCTTTGTCCCTTCAGCGCGGTTGGATAAGCCTTATGCCATGGTTTGCGTTAATGTCGTCGCAGCTGACAGCGACCGGGATGCTCGCTTCCTCTTCACTTCAATGCAGCAGCAGTTTATTAATCTGCGGCGGGGCCAACCCGGGCCGTTGCCCGCGCCGGTGGAAAATATGGATAACCTCTGGTCACCTTCAGAACAGTATGGTGTGCAGCAGGCATTAAGCATGTCGGTGGTTGGTAATATCGATCAAGTACGCCATGGATTAGCTTCACTGATCCGCGAAACGCAGGCGGATGAGATAATGGTTAATGGTCAGATTTTTGACACGCAGGCACGATTACGTTCGTTTGAGTTGGCTATGCAGGCTGCTAAATCGCTTTAA